A genomic segment from Candidatus Zixiibacteriota bacterium encodes:
- a CDS encoding head GIN domain-containing protein — MRRRLFHTWPTFALIMVLAAQNGSADNWSVFGRRGERGSGEIVTEERNVHDFERIRLLSVADLRVVGGDMIQLKVTTDDNLLDNIVTEVGSRHTLVIDNEGSFSTTHGVLVEITMPYLTLLEAKGSGDVDLLGLRSDVLEIEVGGSGNVELDGEIKYLDISVGGSGGVTAHDLMAGDVVVEIGGSGDVELLGSTRSLKCAVHGSGEIDASELKAERVVAKVYGSGDISVHATASFDGAIYGSGDIDLFGNPDDIDRHVAGSGKIRRRR; from the coding sequence ATGAGAAGACGGCTTTTCCACACGTGGCCGACGTTTGCCTTGATCATGGTCCTGGCAGCCCAAAATGGGTCGGCGGACAACTGGTCCGTTTTCGGGCGGCGCGGCGAGCGTGGTTCCGGTGAGATCGTCACCGAGGAGCGCAATGTTCACGACTTCGAGCGAATCAGACTGCTGAGTGTGGCAGACTTGAGAGTGGTAGGGGGCGACATGATCCAGCTCAAAGTCACAACTGATGATAATCTCCTCGACAACATCGTCACCGAAGTCGGCAGCCGACACACTCTGGTAATCGATAATGAAGGGTCATTCAGCACCACTCATGGTGTTCTGGTAGAGATCACGATGCCCTACCTGACTCTGCTGGAAGCGAAGGGCTCAGGAGACGTGGACTTGCTTGGCCTTAGATCTGACGTGCTGGAGATTGAAGTCGGCGGCTCAGGCAATGTTGAACTCGACGGCGAGATAAAGTATCTGGACATCTCCGTCGGTGGCTCCGGCGGCGTTACGGCGCACGATCTCATGGCCGGGGATGTCGTGGTCGAGATCGGCGGTTCGGGGGACGTTGAGCTGCTAGGGAGCACCCGGAGCCTGAAATGCGCCGTGCATGGATCGGGCGAGATCGATGCCAGCGAGTTGAAGGCCGAGCGGGTTGTCGCCAAAGTGTACGGTTCCGGCGACATCAGCGTCCATGCTACTGCCTCATTCGACGGCGCCATCTACGGGAGTGGTGATATCGACCTGTTCGGCAATCCGGATGACATCGATCGCCACGTAGCCGGCTCAGGTAAGATCCGCCGCCGGAGATAA
- a CDS encoding tetratricopeptide repeat protein: protein MQSKVKLTKRQVKEDKFTTFMLTSKDKLQGEFEEKWQYYVIGLVVTVVAVWAVIWFFNQRSDRAVAAAEAYSKAMIAYQSGDNLNATLELNKVLSDYGGYDVAGNAALMLGNLNLSNRSYDEALRHYRIYLDDYGGPLFNRAAAQAGIATVQEDQAQHAEAAASFVKAAEMYPDGPLRPDYELGAIRNYLAGGEIDKADARLAILKDEYANSDWTNRAIRMIAEKKQSG, encoded by the coding sequence ATGCAGAGCAAAGTCAAGCTGACCAAGAGGCAGGTGAAGGAAGACAAATTCACCACCTTCATGCTGACCTCCAAGGACAAGCTGCAAGGCGAATTCGAAGAAAAGTGGCAGTATTACGTCATCGGTCTGGTGGTCACGGTGGTGGCTGTCTGGGCGGTGATTTGGTTCTTCAATCAGCGCTCCGATCGGGCGGTGGCGGCCGCGGAGGCGTACTCAAAAGCCATGATCGCCTACCAGTCGGGCGATAATCTCAACGCCACGCTGGAGCTAAACAAGGTCCTTTCGGACTACGGCGGCTACGATGTGGCCGGCAATGCCGCCCTGATGCTGGGGAATCTAAACCTGAGCAACCGGAGCTACGACGAAGCGCTGCGCCATTATCGGATCTACCTCGATGACTACGGCGGCCCGCTGTTTAACCGGGCGGCAGCTCAGGCGGGGATTGCGACGGTACAAGAGGACCAGGCCCAGCATGCCGAGGCGGCAGCATCCTTTGTGAAAGCGGCGGAAATGTACCCCGACGGCCCGCTTCGTCCGGATTACGAACTGGGCGCAATTCGCAATTATCTCGCCGGCGGCGAAATCGACAAGGCTGACGCCCGCCTGGCGATTCTGAAGGACGAGTACGCTAACAGCGATTGGACCAATCGGGCGATCCGGATGATCGCCGAGAAGAAGCAAAGCGGCTGA